From one Chanodichthys erythropterus isolate Z2021 chromosome 3, ASM2448905v1, whole genome shotgun sequence genomic stretch:
- the c3h17orf75 gene encoding protein Njmu-R1 isoform X2, which translates to MFTSQTSSFQESIDVDERDVDFDNEEIAGYSQKIQQINSYYAIYYYQNTSLTLLDASLPSEAEPELRSYISRRLSRGALLGGMGNIATVELSIPEQAVGCYCCLLEQEKSPEQPEADGNGWVVCLLGGSEKGLNLFRIELDKYVQGLQGVLTPEMQNLETDVRPYLNQWYEESVMHIHRVVQLLQANVGYLLHAALSHKLVEVTGADEKTKADVARFIKAASLQGLVQEDTTTASLCKAISEDSNTNLIINCSTSPPTITNEVSNRFCDDWIQAFVNAAERFNPFLLRQILENFKLKAIQDMNNLKRFIRQAEMSHYALFRCCLFLQSCGNGDVLLQNARAEHSSLPEAYGIINVLEEFLGEQAQGTLH; encoded by the exons ATGTTTACATCCCAGACATCTTCCTTCCAGGAGTCCATAGACGTGGATGAAAGGGATGTAGACTTCGACAACGAGGAGATCGCCGGATACAGCCAGAAAATACAACAGATTAACAGCTACTATGCTATATATTACTACCAAAACACAAG TCTCACCCTGCTGGACGCCAGCTTGCCATCCGAGGCGGAACCAGAGCTACGAAGCTACATCTCTCGCAGGCTGAGCAGGGGTGCATTACTGGGGGGTATGGGTAACATTGCCACTGTGGAACTAAG CATCCCTGAGCAAGCGGTGGGCTGTTACTGCTGTCTGCTGGAGCAAGAGAAATCTCCGGAACAGCCTGAGGCCGATGGCAACGGCTGGGTGGTGTGTCTTCTCGGAGGATCAGAGAAGGGCCTGAATCTAT TCAGAATTGAGCTGGACAAATACGTCCAGGGTCTGCAGGGCGTTTTGACTCCAGAG ATGCAGAACTTGGAGACAGATGTCAGACCCTACCTGAACCAGTGGTATGAAGAATCAGTAATGCACATTCACAGGGTGGTTCAGCTGTTGCAGGCAAACGTTGGGTACCTTCTGCATGCT GCTTTGAGTCACAAGCTTGTAGAGGTCACAGGGGCAGATGAGAAGACAAAAGCAGATGTAGCAAG ATTTATCAAAGCAGCAAGCCTGCAGGGTCTTGTCCAGGAAGACACAACTACAGCCTCCCTCTGTAAGGCCATTTCAGAGGACTCTAACACCAATCTGATCATCAACTGCTCAACCAGCCCTCCCACAATAACCAATGAAG TCAGTAACCGGTTCTGTGATGACTGGATCCAGGCCTTCGTCAATGCTGCAGAGCGCTTTAACCCTTTCCTCCTCCGTCAGATCCTGGAGAACTTTAAACTTAAG GCCATCCAGGACATGAACAACCTGAAGCGCTTCATCCGTCAGGCTGAAATGAGCCACTACGCTCTGTTCCGCTGCTGTCTGTTCCTGCAAAGCTGTGGAAACGGGGACGTGCTGCTGCAGAACGCACGCGCCGAGCACAGCAGCCTTCCCGAGGCCTATGGAATCATAAACGTCCTGGAGGAGTTCCTCGGTGAGCAGGCGCAGGGCACGCTGCACTGA
- the rps15a gene encoding small ribosomal subunit protein uS8 — MVRMNVLADALKSINNAEKRGKRQVLIRPCSKVIVRFLTVMMKHGYIGEFEIIDDHRAGKIVVNLTGRLNKCGVISPRFDVQLKDLEKWQNNLLPSRQFGFIVLTTSAGIMDHEEARRKHTGGKILGFFF, encoded by the exons ATGGTGCGCATGAACGTTCTCGCTGATGCGCTGAAAAGCATCAACAATGCCGAGAAACGTGGGAAACGCCAGGTTCTCATCAGGCCCTGCTCTAAAGTTATAGTGCGCTTTCTTACTGTGATGATGAAGCATG GTTATATTGGAGAATTTGAGATCATTGATGATCACAGAGCTGGAAAAATTGTTGTCAATCTCACAGGAAGGCTGAACAAG TGTGGCGTCATCAGCCCACGGTTTGATGTGCAGTTGAAGGATCTGGAGAAGTGGCAGAACAACCTTCTCCCGTCTAGACagtttgg ATTCATTGTTTTGACAACCTCAGCTGGCATCATGGACCACGAGGAGGCCAGACGGAAACACACAGGAGGAAAAATCCTTGGGTTCTTTTTCTAA
- the c3h17orf75 gene encoding protein Njmu-R1 isoform X1, which yields MFTSQTSSFQESIDVDERDVDFDNEEIAGYSQKIQQINSYYAIYYYQNTRSEASGESVAWSQRRSDSTTSQDDFSLTLLDASLPSEAEPELRSYISRRLSRGALLGGMGNIATVELSIPEQAVGCYCCLLEQEKSPEQPEADGNGWVVCLLGGSEKGLNLFRIELDKYVQGLQGVLTPEMQNLETDVRPYLNQWYEESVMHIHRVVQLLQANVGYLLHAALSHKLVEVTGADEKTKADVARFIKAASLQGLVQEDTTTASLCKAISEDSNTNLIINCSTSPPTITNEVSNRFCDDWIQAFVNAAERFNPFLLRQILENFKLKAIQDMNNLKRFIRQAEMSHYALFRCCLFLQSCGNGDVLLQNARAEHSSLPEAYGIINVLEEFLGEQAQGTLH from the exons ATGTTTACATCCCAGACATCTTCCTTCCAGGAGTCCATAGACGTGGATGAAAGGGATGTAGACTTCGACAACGAGGAGATCGCCGGATACAGCCAGAAAATACAACAGATTAACAGCTACTATGCTATATATTACTACCAAAACACAAG ATCTGAGGCTTCTGGAGAGAGTGTGGCCTGGAGCCAAAGGAGATCTGACTCAACCACAAGTCAAGATGACTTTAG TCTCACCCTGCTGGACGCCAGCTTGCCATCCGAGGCGGAACCAGAGCTACGAAGCTACATCTCTCGCAGGCTGAGCAGGGGTGCATTACTGGGGGGTATGGGTAACATTGCCACTGTGGAACTAAG CATCCCTGAGCAAGCGGTGGGCTGTTACTGCTGTCTGCTGGAGCAAGAGAAATCTCCGGAACAGCCTGAGGCCGATGGCAACGGCTGGGTGGTGTGTCTTCTCGGAGGATCAGAGAAGGGCCTGAATCTAT TCAGAATTGAGCTGGACAAATACGTCCAGGGTCTGCAGGGCGTTTTGACTCCAGAG ATGCAGAACTTGGAGACAGATGTCAGACCCTACCTGAACCAGTGGTATGAAGAATCAGTAATGCACATTCACAGGGTGGTTCAGCTGTTGCAGGCAAACGTTGGGTACCTTCTGCATGCT GCTTTGAGTCACAAGCTTGTAGAGGTCACAGGGGCAGATGAGAAGACAAAAGCAGATGTAGCAAG ATTTATCAAAGCAGCAAGCCTGCAGGGTCTTGTCCAGGAAGACACAACTACAGCCTCCCTCTGTAAGGCCATTTCAGAGGACTCTAACACCAATCTGATCATCAACTGCTCAACCAGCCCTCCCACAATAACCAATGAAG TCAGTAACCGGTTCTGTGATGACTGGATCCAGGCCTTCGTCAATGCTGCAGAGCGCTTTAACCCTTTCCTCCTCCGTCAGATCCTGGAGAACTTTAAACTTAAG GCCATCCAGGACATGAACAACCTGAAGCGCTTCATCCGTCAGGCTGAAATGAGCCACTACGCTCTGTTCCGCTGCTGTCTGTTCCTGCAAAGCTGTGGAAACGGGGACGTGCTGCTGCAGAACGCACGCGCCGAGCACAGCAGCCTTCCCGAGGCCTATGGAATCATAAACGTCCTGGAGGAGTTCCTCGGTGAGCAGGCGCAGGGCACGCTGCACTGA